A genomic segment from Tuwongella immobilis encodes:
- a CDS encoding phage minor head protein, with amino-acid sequence MSRRLLQRRATTHAERIDRRAIQAASAVDRIVAEHWSRLLERLSHTPAFELQGRIASELVSLRHSLLQALVARMYAAALLDFTEATRDVVAVLPDGESRESASRMESSEPTEATILVRVDPRKLGIPVGQPGGSPPARGTILAELDSSGALKVTAGEDRVAAAIAAGEPTIAVRVPRSQVAVVYSRFGPDAKVGTTIGQATIFPAPTREEVARVVYGRNWPSHFASVTGLAAPEAVAASVAVAAQQGLTPAELTRQLRPMLQGVQSAARRVARTELMRVSHHTRLAAYEQLGDLVIGYQIHATHDHRVRPEHLRRDGTIYYKQPTGDQLGIDKMPRPPLEADGTIAFNCRCYLTPVLASV; translated from the coding sequence ATGAGCCGGCGATTGCTCCAGCGGCGGGCCACCACCCACGCCGAACGGATCGACCGGCGAGCCATCCAAGCCGCCAGCGCCGTCGATCGGATCGTCGCTGAGCATTGGTCCCGATTACTCGAACGACTCTCCCACACCCCGGCTTTCGAGCTCCAAGGCCGCATCGCTTCGGAGTTGGTCTCGCTTCGCCACTCCCTGCTTCAGGCGCTGGTCGCCCGCATGTACGCTGCCGCGCTCCTCGATTTCACTGAAGCGACTCGGGATGTGGTGGCGGTTCTGCCGGATGGCGAGTCGCGGGAGTCGGCCTCTCGGATGGAGTCATCCGAACCGACCGAAGCGACGATCCTGGTACGAGTGGACCCGCGCAAACTGGGCATCCCTGTTGGCCAACCTGGTGGAAGTCCACCCGCACGCGGAACGATCCTGGCCGAACTCGATTCATCGGGTGCGCTCAAGGTGACTGCTGGCGAGGATCGTGTTGCTGCGGCGATTGCCGCCGGCGAGCCGACCATCGCGGTGCGTGTCCCGCGAAGCCAAGTCGCGGTGGTATACTCCCGCTTCGGGCCGGATGCCAAGGTGGGAACAACCATCGGCCAAGCGACAATCTTCCCGGCCCCGACTCGGGAGGAGGTGGCCCGCGTCGTCTACGGGCGGAACTGGCCCAGTCATTTTGCAAGTGTCACCGGCCTGGCCGCGCCGGAAGCCGTTGCTGCGAGTGTGGCTGTGGCCGCGCAACAGGGTCTGACTCCCGCCGAGCTGACTCGCCAACTCCGCCCGATGCTCCAAGGTGTCCAATCCGCAGCCCGCCGGGTCGCTCGCACCGAGCTGATGCGCGTCTCGCACCACACGCGCCTCGCCGCCTACGAACAACTCGGCGACCTAGTGATCGGTTACCAGATCCACGCCACCCACGACCACCGAGTCCGCCCCGAGCACCTTCGCCGCGACGGCACCATCTACTACAAACAACCCACCGGCGACCAGCTCGGCATCGACAAGATGCCCCGCCCACCCCTCGAGGCCGATGGCACCATCGCGTTCAACTGCCGATGCTATTTGACGCCAGTGCTGGCGTCAGTTTAA
- a CDS encoding phage portal protein — protein MNDLPGVQPPPKPRDELRRLKRENRLMEQQMKLRRLKREHRRLESLSLNWVTPYLDMLDRYRRDDILPGGPAAGWHRTLGRNYPLFQTEAELALLRAPARVLASSNSYAIGLMEGLTSYVISTGYRYRAASRRKANPAPQELLDRCQDIIDEFEQRTEWHGGELPGLEEELFVRSVEDGEFLLIHFPMPDGKVEVRTAEPEQLTQPPGSDLREWSFGVRTLPEDTQRPLGYWIAWDPANPADGEELPPERVTHFRRNVKRSIKRGMTDFSFDTFETLNSSAALLGSLAEGAAEQASIVSVMQHAIGTKEDIQAFVDSDADFQERNPLNGQESPVKRYRRGTHLHVPEGQTYVPPPNATNGPVHLSILQACLRAAGVRWNAPEWLVSGDASNNNYASSLTAEAPFTRTIQRRQPQYAQAFRRTFWYVLEHHANTHGGIHAGGRTWGWGEIQALVDILVEHPTAQVRNRLEEAQRNQIEIGLGIQSRQIAAAESGRDFAQILADNEEYLARTGGVGGGDPLPGLDGFGASS, from the coding sequence ATGAACGACCTGCCCGGAGTGCAACCGCCGCCGAAACCACGCGATGAGCTCCGTCGCTTGAAGCGCGAAAACCGACTGATGGAACAGCAGATGAAGCTGCGTCGGCTGAAGCGGGAGCATCGGCGATTGGAGTCGTTGTCGCTGAATTGGGTGACACCCTACCTCGACATGCTCGACCGCTATCGGCGGGATGATATTCTTCCGGGCGGGCCCGCTGCCGGCTGGCATCGTACCCTGGGGCGGAACTATCCACTGTTTCAAACCGAGGCCGAGCTCGCGCTGCTGCGAGCCCCGGCCCGCGTCTTGGCCAGCTCGAATTCCTATGCCATTGGTTTGATGGAGGGGCTAACCAGCTACGTCATCTCAACCGGCTATCGCTACCGGGCGGCCTCGCGCCGGAAAGCCAACCCCGCGCCGCAGGAACTGCTTGATCGTTGTCAGGACATCATTGATGAGTTCGAGCAGCGCACCGAATGGCATGGCGGCGAGCTCCCCGGCCTCGAAGAAGAACTTTTCGTCCGGTCGGTCGAGGATGGCGAGTTTCTGCTGATCCATTTCCCGATGCCGGATGGCAAGGTGGAAGTCCGCACCGCCGAGCCCGAGCAGCTGACCCAACCACCGGGGAGTGACCTTCGGGAATGGTCGTTTGGCGTGCGGACTCTCCCCGAAGATACCCAACGTCCGCTTGGCTATTGGATCGCCTGGGATCCTGCCAACCCCGCCGACGGTGAGGAGCTGCCACCCGAGCGCGTGACGCACTTTCGTCGAAATGTGAAGCGATCGATCAAGCGCGGCATGACCGACTTCAGCTTCGACACCTTCGAGACGCTCAACTCCTCAGCAGCGCTCCTCGGCTCGCTGGCGGAGGGTGCGGCGGAGCAAGCCAGCATCGTCTCGGTGATGCAACATGCCATCGGCACCAAGGAGGATATCCAGGCGTTCGTCGATTCGGATGCCGACTTCCAGGAACGCAATCCGCTCAATGGTCAGGAGAGCCCGGTCAAACGCTATCGCCGCGGAACCCATCTCCATGTCCCCGAGGGACAAACCTATGTCCCACCGCCGAATGCGACGAACGGCCCGGTGCATCTCTCGATCTTGCAGGCATGCTTGCGTGCGGCGGGTGTTCGCTGGAACGCACCGGAATGGCTCGTGTCCGGCGATGCTAGCAACAACAACTATGCCAGCTCGCTGACCGCCGAGGCACCATTCACCCGAACGATCCAGCGCCGGCAACCGCAATATGCTCAGGCGTTCCGACGCACGTTTTGGTACGTCTTGGAGCATCATGCCAACACGCATGGCGGCATTCATGCGGGTGGACGAACATGGGGATGGGGTGAGATCCAAGCGCTCGTCGATATACTGGTGGAGCACCCGACCGCCCAAGTCCGCAATCGGTTGGAGGAAGCCCAACGCAACCAGATCGAGATCGGCCTGGGGATTCAATCTCGGCAAATCGCGGCGGCGGAATCGGGTCGAGACTTCGCCCAAATCTTGGCCGACAACGAGGAGTATCTGGCACGCACCGGCGGCGTCGGTGGTGGTGATCCATTGCCGGGCCTGGACGGATTCGGAGCATCCTCATGA
- a CDS encoding DNA-methyltransferase, which yields MSLPQATVIHGKSEEILPTLSPASVDAIVTDPPYGLSFMGRDWDAAPPSEQIWQRALSVLKPGGHMLVFGGTRTFHRLGCAIENAGFQIRDCLMWLYGCSFPKSHNISKALDKAHPEKELGPVIATKVVCDSSKGGRPGFTGATHSPTFTRVKRVVEVREPASDEAKRWKGWGTALKPGWEPIFLVRKPCVGTVADNVRQFGTGGINIDGCRLPGDDPEGPMRWPANVMHDGSAEATAGMGAAARYFYSAKITAKDRGDGNNHPTVKPTGLMRWLCRLITPPGGTVLDPFTGSGSTGKAAILEGFHFTGIEQDPNYVTIARRRIDAELSEQRTW from the coding sequence ATGAGTCTGCCCCAAGCGACTGTGATTCACGGCAAGAGCGAAGAGATCCTCCCGACGCTCTCCCCGGCTTCGGTAGATGCAATTGTGACCGATCCACCCTACGGGCTCAGCTTCATGGGCCGCGATTGGGATGCCGCCCCGCCTTCCGAACAAATCTGGCAGCGAGCGCTATCGGTCCTGAAGCCAGGCGGACACATGCTCGTCTTCGGCGGCACCCGGACCTTCCACCGCTTGGGCTGTGCCATCGAGAATGCGGGCTTCCAAATCCGCGATTGCCTGATGTGGCTCTACGGATGCAGCTTCCCGAAGTCGCACAACATTTCCAAGGCGCTCGACAAAGCCCACCCGGAGAAAGAGCTCGGCCCGGTCATCGCCACGAAGGTTGTCTGCGACTCCAGCAAAGGTGGTCGCCCCGGCTTCACTGGAGCCACCCACAGTCCAACGTTCACGCGGGTCAAGCGGGTGGTCGAAGTCCGCGAGCCCGCATCCGACGAAGCCAAACGCTGGAAAGGTTGGGGCACCGCTCTCAAACCAGGGTGGGAACCCATCTTCTTGGTCCGCAAGCCCTGTGTGGGCACCGTCGCCGACAATGTCCGGCAGTTCGGGACCGGTGGCATCAACATCGATGGCTGCCGATTGCCGGGAGATGACCCCGAAGGCCCAATGCGATGGCCTGCGAATGTGATGCACGATGGCAGCGCTGAGGCTACCGCTGGAATGGGGGCCGCGGCCAGATATTTCTACTCGGCCAAGATCACCGCAAAGGATCGAGGGGATGGCAACAACCATCCCACCGTCAAACCAACGGGGTTGATGCGCTGGCTCTGTCGGCTCATCACGCCACCCGGCGGAACGGTGCTCGATCCCTTCACCGGCTCAGGCTCGACCGGCAAAGCCGCCATCTTGGAGGGATTCCATTTCACCGGCATCGAGCAAGACCCCAACTATGTCACCATCGCCCGGCGCCGGATCGATGCTGAACTTAGTGAACAACGGACATGGTGA
- a CDS encoding terminase large subunit domain-containing protein, with amino-acid sequence MSSLPISPQAAANELLRRRVARRELLAFTEYTFPEYASNWHHALLCSKLEQLFAGEIRRLMVFMPPRHGKSELVSRRFPAWALGRNPDLELIAASYSADLASAMNRDTQRIIDSPSFERLFPKTKLSSSNVRSNATGSYLRNSDVFEIVGHRGRYRAAGRGQGITGMGCDIAIVDDPLKDREEADSPMIRQSLWEWYSSTLRTRLSPNGRIVLCQTRWHPDDLAGRLLRLADADPNADQWDVIRFPAIAEDPLAPGDPREIGDPLWPARFSDEELTRIQAQDAREWGALYQQRPRAEGGSEWPGELFGEHLWFHDWPHDITLRVVALDPSKGKDARRGDYAGLIRLARCGRGHLWVEADLVRMPTTPLIMHALDSVERFQQETAGVVDGFGVEANQFQELLADEMMRVARTRGIMPPIYKILNQVNKSVRIRRLTPHFTGRDIHIRDTPGGRLLVRQLEEFPAADHDDGPDALEMARRLAIDLFNGKQRRGKR; translated from the coding sequence ATGAGCAGCTTGCCAATATCGCCGCAAGCCGCGGCGAATGAACTGCTTCGCCGGCGAGTGGCACGGCGGGAGTTGCTTGCGTTCACGGAATACACCTTCCCCGAGTACGCCAGCAATTGGCACCATGCCCTGCTCTGCTCCAAACTCGAGCAACTGTTCGCAGGTGAGATCCGGCGCCTGATGGTGTTTATGCCGCCTCGGCATGGCAAGAGCGAGCTGGTCTCGCGCCGCTTTCCCGCTTGGGCGCTGGGCCGCAACCCTGACTTGGAGTTGATCGCCGCCAGTTACTCGGCGGACCTCGCTTCGGCAATGAACCGCGACACCCAGCGCATCATCGATTCGCCATCGTTCGAGCGACTCTTCCCCAAGACAAAGCTCTCGAGCTCCAATGTCCGCTCCAATGCCACGGGCAGCTATCTTCGGAATTCGGATGTCTTCGAGATTGTCGGCCACCGCGGACGATATCGAGCGGCGGGGCGCGGCCAAGGCATCACCGGCATGGGCTGTGACATTGCCATCGTCGATGACCCGCTGAAGGATCGAGAAGAAGCGGACAGTCCGATGATTCGCCAATCGCTTTGGGAATGGTATTCGTCGACGCTCCGCACACGTCTCTCTCCGAACGGTCGCATTGTGCTGTGCCAGACGCGCTGGCATCCGGATGACCTGGCCGGGCGATTGCTGCGACTCGCCGACGCAGATCCGAACGCAGATCAATGGGACGTGATTCGGTTCCCGGCCATCGCCGAGGATCCGCTGGCGCCGGGCGACCCTCGGGAGATCGGCGATCCGCTTTGGCCTGCTCGGTTTAGCGATGAGGAACTCACTCGCATCCAGGCCCAGGATGCACGCGAATGGGGCGCCCTCTATCAGCAGCGCCCACGGGCCGAGGGCGGCAGCGAATGGCCGGGTGAGCTGTTCGGCGAGCATCTCTGGTTCCACGATTGGCCCCATGACATCACGCTTCGGGTGGTCGCCCTCGACCCCAGCAAGGGCAAGGATGCACGACGAGGCGACTATGCTGGCCTGATCCGATTGGCTCGTTGCGGTCGGGGGCACCTGTGGGTGGAAGCTGACTTGGTGCGAATGCCGACCACCCCACTCATCATGCATGCCTTGGATTCGGTGGAGCGCTTCCAGCAGGAAACCGCGGGTGTGGTGGATGGCTTCGGAGTCGAGGCCAATCAGTTCCAGGAACTCCTCGCCGACGAGATGATGCGAGTGGCCCGCACCCGAGGCATCATGCCGCCCATCTACAAGATTCTCAACCAGGTCAACAAGTCGGTGCGGATTCGCCGCCTGACACCGCATTTCACTGGGCGAGATATCCACATTCGAGACACGCCCGGTGGCCGTCTCTTGGTCCGCCAACTTGAGGAGTTCCCCGCCGCGGACCATGACGATGGCCCCGACGCTTTGGAGATGGCCCGTCGGTTGGCCATCGATTTGTTCAATGGCAAGCAACGACGAGGAAAGCGATGA
- a CDS encoding terminase small subunit, whose amino-acid sequence MLSPLQERFCLEYLVDLNASAAARRAGYSHRTAGQQGERLLKKVEIQNRIRELNAARSQRTEISADRVLAELGRIAFLDVRKLFTDNGTLRPLPELDEDTARAVSSVDIHEEVSEESHAIIKKIRTWDKVAALDKLARHLGLFVERLEHSGKVTIVTAEDLTDEQLANIAASRGE is encoded by the coding sequence GTGCTTTCACCGTTGCAAGAACGCTTTTGCTTGGAATACCTCGTCGATCTGAATGCTTCGGCAGCGGCTCGGCGAGCGGGGTATTCCCATCGCACTGCTGGGCAACAGGGGGAGCGCCTGTTGAAAAAAGTTGAAATTCAGAATCGCATTCGGGAGTTGAATGCAGCTCGGTCGCAACGCACGGAGATCTCCGCGGATCGAGTCCTGGCCGAGTTGGGGCGAATCGCCTTCCTGGATGTCCGCAAACTCTTCACCGACAACGGTACGCTCCGCCCCCTACCTGAGTTGGATGAGGACACCGCGCGGGCCGTCTCTTCGGTGGATATCCACGAGGAAGTTTCGGAAGAGAGTCACGCGATCATCAAGAAAATTCGGACTTGGGACAAGGTCGCCGCGCTGGACAAGCTGGCTCGGCATCTGGGGCTATTCGTCGAGCGGTTGGAGCATAGCGGGAAAGTCACCATCGTTACCGCTGAGGACCTGACGGATGAGCAGCTTGCCAATATCGCCGCAAGCCGCGGCGAATGA
- a CDS encoding bifunctional DNA primase/polymerase, which yields MVTSEELRNAALGYAELGYRVFPCVPNDKNPLIDGGFHAATTDPNQIERWWQTYPRANIGIATEGMLVIDIDGTENRWPHDPEWAAQLAEAGAVALTPRGGRHHLFRMPPEKSWRCSSGQLAPKVDIRADGGYIVVAPSKTKDGPYVWLESLQLDTSITKLVEPPVWLAEAVDRLHEASRTPVAKPPSVNEDREDGGQILPDGNPIPEGQRNATLARLGGAMRRFGLSAEEILAALDATNRLRCRPPLSDREVARIAKSVGRYAPDEVSVALAENHYDQIFNPPRENPARDPGPFPEHLLHVPGFIERVMEFTLATSFRPQPVLALGAALAMLATLTGRKVRDVYNTRTNLYCLGVCPTGGGKERARLVSKELLFLAGADRLIGPEGLASHAGLITAVEQQPALLLQLDEIGRLIRTLGNPSCSPHLYHIATNLMKLFTSSSSVYIGDAYADASQNRIIHQPHACMWGTTVPTSLFEGFTTENITDGFLSRVMIFEAPNDLPPKRKPATIPMPEPLVEEARWWANYQPSGNLNNQHPKPAIVPMSDEAERITDRFDAEADEQMVNLGEPFGSLWSRATEKARKLAILYACSRNAETPEIDAAAAEWACALSRYLSRRMVYLTNRWVAETPFDARRRRVLRIISDAGELGITQTDLCLATRSLTPRERAEVIEALLENGEIRESKTNPGRKGGRPRITYLLA from the coding sequence ATGGTGACGAGCGAAGAACTTCGGAACGCCGCCCTTGGCTATGCGGAACTCGGCTACCGCGTGTTTCCGTGCGTCCCCAATGACAAGAATCCGCTCATTGATGGCGGGTTCCATGCGGCCACGACCGATCCCAACCAGATCGAACGATGGTGGCAGACCTACCCTCGAGCAAACATCGGAATTGCCACCGAGGGCATGCTGGTCATCGACATTGATGGCACAGAGAATCGTTGGCCACATGATCCCGAATGGGCAGCGCAATTGGCCGAGGCGGGTGCAGTGGCGCTGACTCCCCGAGGGGGGCGCCACCATCTGTTTCGGATGCCTCCGGAGAAATCCTGGCGATGCTCCTCGGGGCAGCTCGCCCCAAAAGTCGATATCCGAGCGGATGGTGGTTATATCGTCGTGGCTCCGTCGAAAACCAAAGACGGGCCGTATGTTTGGTTGGAATCCCTTCAACTGGATACATCGATCACCAAGCTGGTCGAGCCGCCCGTTTGGCTTGCGGAAGCTGTGGATCGCTTGCATGAAGCCTCCCGAACACCCGTTGCGAAACCGCCTTCCGTGAACGAGGATCGAGAAGACGGCGGGCAAATTCTGCCTGATGGCAACCCGATTCCAGAAGGCCAACGAAACGCGACGTTGGCCCGTCTGGGCGGAGCAATGCGCCGCTTCGGCCTGAGCGCTGAGGAGATCCTGGCGGCCCTCGATGCAACCAATCGACTGCGATGCCGCCCTCCACTCTCCGACCGAGAGGTGGCCCGAATCGCCAAGAGTGTCGGACGCTATGCCCCCGATGAGGTCTCGGTCGCGCTGGCGGAAAACCATTACGACCAGATCTTCAACCCGCCTCGCGAGAATCCGGCTCGCGACCCCGGCCCATTCCCCGAACATCTGCTCCATGTCCCTGGCTTCATCGAGCGGGTGATGGAGTTCACCCTGGCCACATCGTTTCGCCCTCAGCCGGTCCTGGCGCTGGGGGCCGCATTGGCGATGCTCGCCACGCTGACAGGCCGTAAGGTCCGGGATGTCTACAACACTCGAACGAATCTTTACTGCCTCGGCGTCTGCCCCACCGGCGGCGGCAAAGAGCGGGCTCGCTTGGTGAGTAAGGAGCTCCTGTTCCTGGCCGGCGCCGATCGGCTCATCGGGCCGGAGGGGCTGGCCAGTCACGCGGGCCTGATCACCGCGGTCGAGCAGCAACCTGCCCTCTTGCTTCAACTGGACGAGATTGGTCGACTGATCCGAACGCTGGGCAACCCGAGCTGCTCGCCGCACTTGTACCATATTGCGACCAACCTGATGAAGCTGTTCACCAGCTCGAGCTCGGTCTACATCGGCGATGCCTATGCCGATGCCAGCCAGAATCGGATCATCCATCAACCCCATGCTTGCATGTGGGGGACGACAGTGCCGACCTCGTTGTTCGAAGGGTTCACGACCGAGAATATCACGGATGGCTTTCTATCGCGGGTGATGATCTTCGAGGCACCAAACGACCTTCCTCCCAAACGGAAGCCAGCGACCATCCCGATGCCCGAACCCCTCGTGGAAGAGGCGCGGTGGTGGGCGAACTATCAACCAAGCGGGAATCTGAATAACCAACATCCTAAGCCCGCCATCGTGCCGATGAGCGACGAAGCGGAACGGATCACCGATCGGTTCGATGCCGAGGCCGACGAACAGATGGTCAATCTGGGCGAGCCCTTCGGCTCGTTGTGGTCACGGGCCACAGAGAAGGCCCGCAAGTTGGCGATCCTGTACGCCTGCAGCCGAAACGCCGAGACACCTGAAATCGATGCCGCCGCTGCCGAGTGGGCCTGCGCTTTGAGCCGCTATCTCTCACGCCGGATGGTCTATCTGACCAATCGCTGGGTGGCCGAAACCCCATTCGATGCCCGCCGCCGCCGCGTGCTCCGCATCATCAGCGACGCTGGCGAATTGGGAATCACGCAGACGGATCTCTGTCTGGCGACACGATCGCTGACCCCACGGGAACGCGCCGAGGTCATCGAAGCATTGCTCGAAAATGGAGAAATCCGAGAGAGCAAAACAAATCCGGGTCGCAAAGGTGGGCGCCCGCGAATAACATATCTCCTAGCATAG
- a CDS encoding DEAD/DEAH box helicase: MNLRDYQQHAVDAVYDHLRKRDDNPCVVIPTGGGKTPVIATLCRDAVTQWNGRVLVLAHVKELLQQTAEKLGSVCPDVPFGVFSAGLKRKDRNQPVLIAGIQSIYRFACDFEPFDLIIVDEAHLIPLEGDGMYRRFLADAKVVNPHLRVIGCTATPFRLKGGPICTPEGMLNHVCYEVGVRELIVRGFLCPLTSKAGRTKFDVSQVGIHKGEYCNDELEQVMDAEDLVKSACREIVELTADRYACLIFATSVQHGLHIVNTLQAEHGVNCGFITGETPPEQREQILSHFKQGRIKYLCNVNVLTTGFDAPNIDCVVLLRPTLSSGLYYQMVGRGFRLHESKQNCLILDYGGNVLRHGPVDRIRTKTTRKSNREKGEAPAKECPECSTLLPTAYAACPDCGHEFPPPDKASHDATASKVGVLSGQVSTESFNVISVIYSVHSKRHSEARSLRVDYKIGWQRFQSEWICFEHTGFAHQKAVRWWKQRSRLPVPQTAREAWDIAMSGGVASPTAITVRTVSGEKFDTIVGYQLGKIPDGMSAPTESIIEEPGDAYEPESTSDVEFPFGMTESDAIANEPWWQHDIRVGIPFEKTEPDAAACPGCGLTTRHWIRGVGELQSSVECCNGCGALIRVLTPNEAEQVWPLDDDRSWENTVPW; this comes from the coding sequence ATGAACCTGCGTGACTATCAACAGCACGCAGTGGATGCCGTCTACGATCACCTCCGGAAACGGGATGATAACCCCTGTGTTGTCATCCCGACCGGTGGGGGCAAAACCCCGGTGATCGCCACGCTTTGCCGCGATGCTGTCACCCAATGGAATGGCCGAGTCCTGGTGCTCGCCCACGTCAAAGAGCTCCTCCAACAAACCGCCGAAAAACTCGGGAGTGTCTGCCCCGATGTGCCATTCGGTGTTTTCTCGGCGGGGCTCAAGCGCAAGGATCGGAACCAGCCGGTGTTAATCGCCGGCATCCAATCGATCTACCGCTTCGCCTGCGATTTCGAGCCGTTCGACCTGATCATCGTCGATGAGGCGCATCTCATTCCGTTGGAGGGGGATGGGATGTATCGTCGGTTCCTCGCCGATGCCAAGGTGGTAAATCCGCACCTGCGGGTGATCGGATGCACTGCCACCCCGTTCCGCCTGAAGGGTGGGCCGATCTGCACCCCCGAGGGAATGCTCAACCACGTCTGCTACGAGGTCGGCGTGCGGGAGTTGATCGTCCGCGGCTTTCTCTGCCCGTTGACCAGCAAAGCAGGCCGCACCAAATTCGATGTCAGCCAGGTCGGAATCCACAAGGGTGAGTATTGCAACGATGAGCTCGAACAGGTGATGGACGCCGAGGACCTGGTCAAGTCGGCCTGTCGGGAGATTGTCGAGCTCACCGCCGATCGGTATGCCTGTTTGATCTTTGCGACCAGTGTGCAGCATGGGCTGCATATCGTCAACACGCTTCAAGCCGAGCATGGCGTGAACTGCGGCTTCATTACTGGCGAGACGCCCCCGGAGCAGCGGGAACAGATCCTCAGCCACTTCAAACAAGGGCGGATCAAATACCTCTGCAACGTCAATGTGCTGACCACCGGCTTTGATGCGCCGAACATCGATTGCGTCGTGCTGCTCCGCCCGACGCTCTCCTCGGGATTGTATTATCAGATGGTGGGCCGAGGATTCCGTTTGCACGAATCTAAGCAGAATTGTTTGATCTTGGATTATGGTGGGAATGTGCTCCGGCATGGTCCGGTCGATCGCATTCGGACGAAGACGACCCGAAAATCGAATCGAGAAAAGGGCGAGGCACCGGCGAAGGAATGTCCGGAATGCTCGACCTTGCTCCCGACCGCCTACGCCGCTTGTCCAGACTGCGGCCATGAATTCCCGCCCCCGGATAAGGCAAGCCACGACGCCACCGCTTCCAAAGTCGGGGTGCTGTCCGGCCAGGTATCGACCGAGTCATTCAACGTGATCTCGGTGATCTATAGCGTCCATTCCAAGCGCCACAGCGAGGCCCGCTCCCTGCGAGTGGATTACAAGATCGGTTGGCAGCGCTTCCAATCCGAGTGGATCTGCTTCGAACATACCGGCTTTGCTCACCAGAAAGCAGTTCGATGGTGGAAGCAGCGCTCCCGACTGCCGGTCCCGCAGACCGCCCGTGAGGCATGGGACATCGCAATGTCCGGCGGGGTGGCGAGCCCCACCGCAATCACCGTTCGCACGGTCAGCGGTGAGAAATTTGACACGATCGTCGGCTATCAACTCGGCAAGATTCCGGATGGGATGTCGGCACCAACCGAATCCATCATCGAGGAACCGGGCGATGCCTACGAGCCGGAGTCCACATCCGACGTGGAATTCCCATTCGGGATGACGGAATCGGACGCAATCGCAAACGAGCCCTGGTGGCAGCACGACATCCGGGTGGGAATCCCGTTTGAGAAGACGGAACCGGACGCCGCCGCCTGTCCGGGGTGCGGGTTGACGACTCGCCATTGGATCCGCGGGGTGGGTGAGCTGCAATCCTCGGTGGAATGCTGCAATGGCTGTGGGGCGCTGATCCGAGTCCTGACGCCGAACGAGGCCGAACAGGTTTGGCCGTTGGACGATGATCGATCCTGGGAGAACACGGTGCCATGGTGA
- a CDS encoding RusA family crossover junction endodeoxyribonuclease yields MTNALELELPYPPSGNHTIRHVDGRAILSKEARDYRKMIGTLLTAQGIRPMDGRLIMVIWFYPPDRRRRDADNVQKTLLDSLQKLAYHDDGQIDDLRTVRCKPTPGGKIKVVISPVTPEPEPEPESSTPSSARRRSCLQCGFRFASRGPANRICPTCSEASSVSERQLHAQRGDQRHNGVSLRFHGIGEVA; encoded by the coding sequence ATGACGAACGCCCTCGAACTCGAACTACCATACCCCCCTTCCGGCAACCACACGATCCGCCACGTCGATGGCCGCGCGATCCTCAGTAAGGAAGCCCGCGACTATCGCAAAATGATCGGAACGCTCCTCACCGCGCAAGGGATTCGACCGATGGATGGACGCCTGATCATGGTGATCTGGTTTTACCCACCGGATCGACGGCGGCGGGATGCGGACAACGTCCAGAAGACGCTTCTGGATTCGCTCCAGAAGCTGGCTTATCACGACGATGGCCAGATCGACGACTTGCGTACCGTGCGCTGCAAGCCGACTCCGGGCGGCAAGATCAAGGTGGTGATTTCACCAGTCACCCCCGAGCCGGAACCGGAGCCCGAATCATCGACTCCTTCAAGCGCTCGTCGCCGAAGCTGCTTGCAATGTGGGTTTCGCTTCGCATCGCGAGGCCCGGCGAATCGGATCTGTCCGACCTGCTCCGAGGCCAGCTCCGTGAGCGAACGGCAACTGCACGCCCAGCGCGGCGACCAACGGCACAACGGAGTCAGCCTGCGGTTCCATGGGATTGGAGAGGTGGCATGA
- a CDS encoding DUF669 domain-containing protein gives MANLHGFDANEVDPQLDLDPIPAGKYVAVITASEMSPNKAGNGAFLKLTFQVIEGPFEGRMVWARLNLDNPNPQAVTIARAELSAICRAVGVMQPNDSEDLHDLPLIITVKCRKREDTGEITNEIRGYSSRNEERSTPPSTPPTKPTTSKPGSSTSTTATQSKNSIPPWKR, from the coding sequence ATGGCGAATTTACACGGTTTTGATGCCAATGAGGTGGATCCGCAACTGGATCTCGATCCAATCCCCGCCGGCAAATATGTGGCGGTGATCACTGCCAGTGAAATGAGCCCCAACAAGGCCGGGAACGGCGCCTTCCTCAAACTGACCTTCCAAGTCATCGAAGGCCCCTTCGAGGGCCGAATGGTCTGGGCCCGACTCAACCTCGACAATCCCAACCCGCAGGCCGTCACGATTGCGCGGGCCGAACTCTCGGCCATCTGTCGAGCAGTCGGTGTGATGCAACCCAACGACTCCGAAGACCTTCACGACCTCCCGCTGATCATCACCGTGAAATGCCGCAAGCGTGAGGACACTGGCGAAATCACCAACGAAATCCGCGGCTATTCCTCGCGCAACGAGGAACGGTCAACTCCTCCATCGACGCCCCCAACCAAGCCAACGACCAGCAAGCCTGGCTCGAGCACAAGCACGACCGCGACCCAAAGCAAGAACTCCATTCCCCCTTGGAAGCGCTGA